From a single Natronorubrum tibetense GA33 genomic region:
- a CDS encoding APC family permease, with amino-acid sequence MSSPGDAEPTTLSSSIGLLGVLALLVGNAIAVPIFVLPGPLAGASGPSLVLAILLAAIPASFVVLYNALLGSAMPVAGGLYVYISRLTAPYWGFLVPFTIPLVAWASLLITATGFAEYTRIFFDVPSLLLIYALLAFVLLINLIGLRMVAQVQILFFVGLVATLLVFIVPGAGAVEAANYTPFFPDYGAFALAVVALFYPFLGFGLLIELGEEIEDPGRTIPLVLGFGIGIVALFYVALIAVLVGVVPYTDLGSEADLALAASAFLPWWGEYVIASGAIFAVVTTVNTTLLVFSRTLMRASRDGVFPALLARVHPRFDTPHYAVALLGVPPFALVPLAGEIVGLSTFIGLASLTAYFFCAIGLWNLPREFPEHYENAPFRLRRYRGLLLAVLGGGVVTGAFWLVTLLQQPVVGVVLIGWFIVAYGYYRYRLGKADRLTVYRTMTTLDAHERVDDTRE; translated from the coding sequence ATGAGCAGCCCCGGTGACGCCGAACCGACGACGCTCTCCTCGAGCATCGGTCTCCTGGGCGTTCTCGCGCTTCTAGTTGGGAACGCGATCGCCGTCCCGATCTTCGTGTTACCGGGTCCGCTGGCCGGTGCATCGGGACCGTCGCTCGTGTTGGCCATCCTCCTGGCGGCGATCCCGGCGAGTTTCGTCGTACTGTACAACGCGCTGCTCGGCTCCGCGATGCCCGTCGCCGGCGGACTGTACGTCTACATTTCGCGACTGACCGCGCCCTACTGGGGGTTTCTCGTCCCGTTTACCATTCCACTCGTCGCGTGGGCGTCGCTGCTGATCACGGCGACGGGGTTCGCCGAGTACACGCGAATCTTCTTCGACGTGCCGTCGTTGCTGCTGATCTACGCGCTGCTCGCGTTCGTGCTTCTGATCAATCTGATCGGACTCAGGATGGTCGCTCAGGTGCAGATACTCTTCTTCGTCGGCCTCGTCGCGACCCTGCTCGTCTTCATCGTTCCCGGAGCCGGCGCGGTCGAGGCGGCCAACTACACGCCGTTTTTCCCCGACTACGGCGCGTTCGCGCTCGCGGTCGTCGCGCTATTCTACCCGTTTCTTGGCTTTGGGTTGCTGATCGAACTCGGGGAAGAAATCGAGGACCCCGGACGGACGATTCCGCTCGTCCTCGGCTTCGGAATCGGCATCGTCGCCCTGTTCTACGTGGCGCTGATCGCGGTCCTGGTCGGCGTCGTCCCCTACACTGACCTCGGCAGCGAGGCCGACCTCGCGCTCGCCGCGTCGGCGTTTCTCCCCTGGTGGGGTGAGTACGTCATCGCCAGCGGCGCGATCTTTGCGGTCGTGACGACGGTGAACACGACGCTGCTGGTCTTTTCGCGAACGCTCATGCGAGCGAGTCGGGACGGCGTCTTCCCCGCGCTCCTCGCTCGAGTCCACCCGCGGTTCGACACGCCTCACTACGCGGTGGCCCTCCTCGGGGTGCCGCCGTTCGCGCTCGTCCCGCTCGCGGGCGAGATCGTCGGGCTGTCGACGTTCATCGGGCTCGCCAGCCTCACCGCGTACTTCTTTTGTGCGATCGGGCTCTGGAACCTCCCGCGGGAGTTCCCCGAGCACTACGAGAACGCGCCGTTCCGCCTCCGTCGGTACCGCGGACTCTTGCTCGCGGTGCTCGGCGGCGGGGTCGTGACCGGCGCGTTCTGGCTCGTTACGCTCCTCCAGCAGCCCGTTGTCGGCGTCGTGCTCATCGGCTGGTTTATCGTCGCCTACGGCTACTACCGGTATCGGCTCGGAAAGGCCGACCGGCTCACCGTCTACCGGACCATGACGACGCTCGACGCACACGAGCGGGTCGACGATACGAGGGAGTGA